In Litorimonas taeanensis, one DNA window encodes the following:
- a CDS encoding vanadium-dependent haloperoxidase has translation MGISRREWMKGSAGIAAAAMLPLAGCVAPMGSKSSYLTQVLAPQNNNTVFHWLDVIMQQTRDQRVAPPRAAYNFAMPLVAGFLAVNGLTRVYQEPYGIGYGPLGANADVAFAAAFTTAASEVFQTPFLFERKAFFDRFPGGEAKQRGIEWGRKVGLQVVKMRTNDGSEASEVDYYLGRYHQRKDSLAWKPTGPFYSAKPGPAFDTFDRALYPGQGQIKPWTMMTNSQFRASDFYHPSSPEFAQEYDLLRRIGAGKSRERTRDESEIAMFWEDGPWGLTPPGHFLYIAVQVLQHIPMNLTDLSRAFALLGMTQCDASISAWDSKYAHDIIRPESAIRVRAPQFNNPDPRVSADPSWTSYIPTPNFPSYTSGHSTFGAAGATMTALIAGTDNIPLSGISPDEVLWPQLRGVTRHWRTLTQIAEENGMSRIYGGVHWMADHVQAMKAGNAIAQQAFATQFPRCC, from the coding sequence ATGGGAATTTCACGACGTGAGTGGATGAAGGGATCCGCGGGCATAGCGGCAGCAGCCATGTTGCCTCTGGCGGGCTGTGTGGCCCCTATGGGAAGTAAAAGCTCTTACTTGACCCAAGTTCTGGCCCCTCAAAACAATAATACGGTCTTTCATTGGCTTGATGTTATTATGCAGCAAACCCGTGACCAACGTGTGGCGCCGCCGCGCGCGGCCTATAATTTTGCTATGCCTTTGGTCGCGGGCTTTTTAGCGGTGAACGGTCTGACCCGTGTCTATCAAGAACCCTATGGTATCGGTTATGGGCCATTGGGCGCAAATGCCGATGTCGCCTTTGCGGCGGCTTTTACAACGGCGGCATCAGAGGTTTTCCAAACGCCGTTTCTGTTTGAGCGTAAAGCCTTTTTTGACCGTTTCCCGGGCGGAGAGGCCAAGCAACGCGGGATAGAATGGGGCCGTAAGGTCGGGCTGCAAGTCGTGAAAATGCGAACCAATGATGGGTCCGAAGCCAGCGAAGTTGATTATTATCTTGGCCGTTATCACCAACGCAAAGACTCGCTCGCGTGGAAACCGACGGGGCCGTTTTATAGCGCTAAGCCCGGACCAGCTTTTGATACATTCGATAGAGCTCTCTACCCTGGACAAGGCCAGATTAAGCCGTGGACTATGATGACCAACTCACAGTTCCGCGCCTCTGATTTTTATCACCCTTCAAGCCCAGAATTTGCGCAAGAATATGACCTTCTGCGCCGCATAGGTGCAGGAAAGAGCCGTGAACGCACACGCGATGAAAGCGAAATTGCCATGTTTTGGGAAGATGGGCCGTGGGGCCTGACCCCGCCGGGGCATTTCCTGTACATTGCTGTGCAAGTTTTACAGCACATACCCATGAATCTGACGGATTTATCGCGGGCTTTTGCACTTTTGGGTATGACACAATGTGATGCGTCTATTTCGGCATGGGATAGCAAATATGCGCATGACATTATCCGCCCAGAAAGCGCTATTCGCGTGCGTGCGCCGCAATTTAACAATCCTGACCCCCGTGTCAGTGCCGATCCATCTTGGACGAGTTACATACCAACGCCGAACTTCCCATCCTATACGTCGGGACATTCGACCTTTGGCGCCGCAGGGGCAACAATGACGGCGTTGATCGCAGGAACCGATAATATCCCGTTGTCAGGTATTTCGCCCGACGAAGTTTTATGGCCGCAATTAAGGGGCGTAACGCGGCATTGGCGTACACTAACCCAAATAGCAGAAGAAAATGGCATGAGCCGTATTTATGGCGGCGTGCATTGGATGGCGGATCATGTCCAAGCCATGAAGGCAGGCAATGCGATTGCGCAACAGGCCTTTGCGACGCAATTTCCGAGGTGTTGTTAA